A genomic window from Silene latifolia isolate original U9 population chromosome Y, ASM4854445v1, whole genome shotgun sequence includes:
- the LOC141632257 gene encoding secreted RxLR effector protein 161-like: protein MERIPYAYVVGSLNYVQTCTRPDISFAAGMLGRYQSNPGMDHWKVAKKVLRYLQGTKELMITYRRSDHVEVIGYSDSDYAGCVDSRKSTFGYLFLLAEGAISWKSGK, encoded by the coding sequence atggagagaattCCCTATGCATATGTGGTTGGGAGTTTGAACTATGTTCAGAcatgtactcgaccagatatcaGCTTTGCTGCTGGAATGTTGGGTCGGTACCAAAGTAATCCCGGGATGGACCACTGGAAAGTTGCGAAGAAGGTCCTTAGGTATTTGCAAGGCACTAAGGAGCTCATGATTACTTATAGGAGATCCGATCATGTTGAAGTGATTGGTTATTCAGATTCAGATTATGCCGGATGTGTTGATAGTAGAAAATCAACATTTGGCTACTTGTTCCTTTTAGCTGAAGGGGCAATATCATGGAAAAGTGGGAAGTAG